The Triticum dicoccoides isolate Atlit2015 ecotype Zavitan chromosome 6A, WEW_v2.0, whole genome shotgun sequence genome has a window encoding:
- the LOC119318722 gene encoding sucrose synthase 7-like, whose product MASSSSSSSYMPLRRSDSVADMMPEALRQSRYQMKRCFQRYVSKGRRLMKNQQLMEELEASAGDDKPEKARLAEGFLGYVICSTQEAVVLPPLVAFAVRTNPGVWEFIRVHSGDLSVEEITPSAYLKCKETLYDEKWARDDNSLEVDFGALDLSTPHLTLPSSIGNGMQFVSRFMSSKLSGKPESMKPLLDYLLNLNYRGEKLMISDTLDTTDKLQTALLLAEVFVASLEKSTPYQQFEQRFQEWGLEKGWGDTAETCRETLNFLSEVLQAPDPINMEKFFSRVPSVFNIVIFSIHGYFGQEKVLGLPDTGGQVVYILDQVRALEEELLQRIKRQGLNVTPKILVLTRLIPDAKGTKCNVELEPVEHTKHSSILRVPFKTDDGKDLHQWVSRFDIYPYLERYAQDSSVKILDILEGKPDMVIGNYTDGNLVASLLSSKLGVTQGTIAHALEKTKYEDSDVKWREMDQKYHFSCQFTADMIAMNTSDFIIASTYQEIAGSKDKPGQYESHYAFTMPGLCRYATGVNVFDPKFNIAAPGADQSVYFPFTQKQARLTDLHPQIEELLYSKEDNDEHLGYLGDRSKPIIFSMARLDKVKNITGLVEWYGENKKLRDLVNLVIVGGLLEPSQSNDREEIEEINKMHSLMDKYQLKGQIRWIKAQTERVRNGELYRCIADTRGAFVQPALYEAFGLTVIEAMNCGLPTFATNQGGPAEIIVNEVSGFHINPLNGKEASDKIAAFFQKCKEDPTYWNKMSTAGLQRIYECYTWQIYATKVLNMGSMYGFWRTLNKEERQAKQLYLQMFYNLQFRQLVKTVPKVGEQPAQPTRGSTAPARIAPRPRERRPQTRIQRIATNLFGPVLPASNFSQDAA is encoded by the exons atggcctcctcctcctcctcctcctcctacatgCCCCTCAGGAGGTCCGACAGCGTCGCCGACATGATGCCCGAGGCGCTGCGCCAGAGCCGCTACCAGATGAAGAGGTGCTTCCAGAG GTACGTCTCCAAGGGCAGGAGGCTGATGAAGAACCAGCAGCTGATGGAGGAGCTGGAGGCGTCGGCGGGCGACGACAAGCCCGAGAAGGCCAGGCTCGCCGAGGGCTTCCTCGGCTACGTCATCTGCTCCACGCAGGAGGCCGTCGTGCTCCCTCCCCTCGTCGCCTTCGCCGTCCGGACCAACCCCGGCGTCTGGGAGTTCATCAGGGTCCACTCCGGGGACCTCTCCGTCGAGGAGATCACGCCGTCCGCTTACCTCAAGTGCAAGGAGACCCTCTACGACGAAAAATG GGCGCGCGACGACAACTCGCTGGAGGTCGATTTCGGCGCGCTGGACCTCTCCACGCCTCACCTGACGCTGCCGTCGTCCATCGGGAACGGGATGCAGTTCGTCTCCCGGTTCATGTCTTCGAAGCTGAGCGGCAAGCCGGAGAGCATGAAGCCACTGCTGGACTACCTGCTAAATCTGAACTACCGTGGCGAG AAACTGATGATCAGCGACACCCTCGACACCACCGACAAGCTTCAGACAGCATTGCTTCTCGCGGAGGTCTTCGTCGCCAGCCTGGAGAAGAGCACGCCGTACCAGCAGTTTGAACAAAG GTTTCAGGAGTGGGGTTTGGAGAAGGGGTGGGGTGACACTGCCGAAACATGCAGAGAAACACTCAACTTCCTCTCTGAAGTGCTCCAGGCGCCGGATCCTATCAACATGGAGAAGTTCTTCAGCAGGGTGCCATCGGTGTTCAACATCGTCATCTTCTCCATCCATGGCTACTTTGGTCAAGAGAAGGTCCTTGGGTTGCCAGATACCGGCGGTCAG GTGGTTTACATCCTGGACCAAGTTAGAGCTCTTGAAGAGGAACTTCTACAAAGAATCAAGCGGCAGGGCCTGAATGTTACCCCGAAGATTCTTGTG TTAACAAGACTCATACCGGACGCAAAGGGAACCAAGTGCAACGTTGAGCTTGAACCGGTTGAGCACACAAAGCATTCGAGCATCCTCCGTGTGCCATTCAAGACTGATGATGGGAAAGATCTTCACCAGTGGGTCTCCCGGTTTGACATTTATCCTTACCTGGAGAGATATGCTCAG GATTCTTCTGTCAAAATTCTTGACATTCTGGAGGGGAAGCCAGACATGGTCATCGGCAATTACACCGATGGCAATCTAGTAGCATCCCTCTTGTCGAGCAAGCTAGGGGTTACCCAG GGAACGATTGCACATGCTCTTGAGAAGACAAAGTACGAGGATTCAGATGTCAAGTGGAGAGAAATGGACCAGAAGTATCACTTCTCCTGCCAGTTCACTGCcgacatgattgccatgaacacTAGCGACTTCATCATCGCTAGCACATACCAAGAAATAGCTGGAAG CAAAGACAAACCTGGCCAGTATGAGAGCCACTACGCCTTCACAATGCCAGGGCTGTGTCGCTACGCCACAGGCGTCAACGTCTTTGACCCCAAGTTCAACATCGCCGCCCCTGGTGCTGATCAATCTGTTTACTTTCCCTTCACGCAAAAGCAGGCACGGCTGACAGACTTGCACCCCCAAATCGAGGAGCTACTCTACAGCAAGGAGGACAATGATGAGCACTT AGGGTACCTAGGGGACAGAAGCAAGCCAATCATTTTCTCGATGGCAAGGCTCGACAAGGTGAAGAACATTACTGGGCTGGTCGAGTGGTATGGTGAGAACAAGAAGCTCAGGGACCTTGTCAACCTGGTCATCGTTGGGGGGCTCCTGGAACCTTCACAGTCAAACGACAGAGAAGAGATCGAGGAGATCAACAAGATGCACAGCTTGATGGACAAGTACCAGCTCAAGGGACAGATCCGCTGGATCAAAGCACAGACCGAGCGCGTGCGCAACGGCGAGCTGTACCGTTGCATTGCAGACACCAGGGGCGCCTTCGTTCAG CCTGCACTCTATGAGGCATTCGGACTAACAGTCATCGAGGCAATGAACTGCGGGCTGCCAACCTTCGCGACAAATCAAGGAGGACCAGCAGAAATCATCGTCAATGAGGTTTCGGGTTTCCACATCAACCCGCTCAACGGCAAGGAGGCAAGCGACAAGATAGCAGCCTTCTTTCAGAAATGCAAGGAGGACCCCACCTACTGGAACAAAATGTCCACTGCTGGACTCCAGCGCATCTATGAGTG TTATACGTGGCAGATTTACGCAACTAAAGTTCTGAACATGGGGTCGATGTACGGCTTCTGGAGGActctgaacaaggaagagagacagGCCAAACAGCTCTACCTACAGATGTTCTACAACCTTCAGTTCAGGCAGCTG GTGAAGACTGTCCCGAAGGTGGGCGAACAACCCGCACAGCCTACGAGGGGAAGCACGGCGCCCGCTAGGATTGCGCCGAGGCCAAGAGAAAG AAGGCCACAGACGAGGATTCAGAG GATCGCGACCAACTTATTCGGCCCAGTGCTCCCAGCCTCCAACTTCTCCCAGGATGCAGCCTGA
- the LOC119318721 gene encoding protein argonaute 1C-like yields the protein MGSRRGRPQQQYPPPAAAAEGPRPGGPFPLQQQPQGGGRGAPPQQPRHDAAAGRGRGRAARGAGPSSAPAAGPLGRLPPELRQAMEETSQAEAAIPASSKAIRFPPRPGKGSAGTRCLVKANHFIAQLPDKDLHHYDVSITPEVTSRVVNRAVINELVSLHRAAYLGGRLPAYDGRKSLYTAGPLPFASKEFQITLLDDHDGSGAQRRQRNFKVVIKFAARADLHRLGMFLAGRHAEAPQEALQVLDIVLRELPSARYAPFGRSFFSPDLGRRQPLGDGLESWRGFYQSIRPTQMGLSLNIDMSATAFIEPLPVIDYAAQLLRSDIHSRPLSDAERVKIKKALRGVKVEVTHRGNMRRKYRISGLTTQATRELTFPVDEGGTVKSVVQYFQETYGFAIQHTYLPCLQVGNQQRPNYLPMEVCKIVEGQRYSKRLNQNQIRALLDETCQYPRDRERDITQMVKHNAYQEDPYAKEFGIKISDRLASVDARILPAPRLKYNETGREKDCIPRVGQWNMMNKKMVNGGKVRSWMCVNFARNVPDKLARDFCHQLAQMCQDSGMDFALEPVLPPMSARPDQVERALKARYHEAMNILGPQRRELDLLIGILPDNNGSLYGDLKRVCEIDLGIVSQCCCTKQVFKLNKQIYANIALKINVKVGGRNTVLVDALSRRIPLVTDRPTIIFGADVTHPHPGEDSSPSIAAVVASQDWPEVTRYAGLVSAQAHRQELIEDLYKVRQDPQKGPVSSGMIRELLISFKKSTGEKPQRIIFYRDGVSEGQFYQVLLFELNAIRKACASLEANYQPQVTFIVVQKRHHTRLFAHNHNDKNSMDRSGNILPGTVVDTKICHPTEFDFYLCSHAGIKGTSRPAHYHVLWDENNFTADGLQTLTNNLCYTYARCTRSVSIVPPAYYAHLAAFRARFYMEPESSDSGSMASGPGGRGPTSGSSASRGTRAPGGAAVKPLPALKDNVKNVMFYC from the exons ATGGGGTCACGGAGGGGAAGGCCGCAGCAGCAGTATCctcctcctgccgccgccgccgagggccCGCGCCCCGGAGGCCCATTCCCTCTGCAGCAGCAGCCGCAAGGGGGAGGGCGCGGCGCCCCGCCGCAGCAGCCAAGACACGATGCGGCCGCCGGCAGAGGCAGGGGCCGTGCTGCCCGTGGCGCCGGTCCCTCGTCCGCTCCCGCCGCAGGGCCGTTGGGCCGCCTGCCTCCCGAGCTGCGCCAAGCAATGGAAGAAACTTCGCAGGCCGAGGCCGCGATCCCGGCGTCGAGCAAGGCTATCCGGTTCCCGCCGCGGCCGGGCAAGGGCAGCGCCGGCACCAGGTGCCTGGTCAAGGCCAACCATTTCATCGCACAGCTGCCGGACAAGGACCTCCACCACTACGAT GTTTCGATCACCCCGGAGGTCACCTCGCGCGTCGTCAACCGGGCGGTCATCAACGAGCTGGTGAGCCTGCACAGGGCGGCCTACCTCGGCGGGAGGCTGCCGGCGTACGACGGCAGGAAGAGCCTCTACACGGCGGGCCCGTTGCCGTTCGCTTCCAAGGAGTTCCAGATCACTCTGCTTGACGACCACGACGGCTCCGGCGCACAAAG GCGACAGAGGAATTTCAAGGTGGTGATTAAGTTTGCCGCACGAGCCGACCTCCATCGCCTCGGGATGTTTCTGGCCGGGAGGCATGCGGAAGCTCCTCAGGAGGCGTTGCAGGTTCTTGACATTGTGCTGCGGGAGCTGCCCTCTGCAAG ATATGCGCCGTTTGGACGGTCCTTCTTTTCGCCCGACCTGGGCAGGAGGCAGCCCCTCGGCGACGGATTAGAGAGCTGGCGCGGGTTTTACCAGAGCATTCGGCCTACTCAGATGGGCCTGTCACTCAATATCG ATATGTCAGCGACAGCTTTCATTGAGCCATTGCCTGTAATAGATTACGCCGCGCAGCTGCTGCGTTCTGACATCCATTCGAGACCCCTCTCAGACGCCGAACGTGTCAAG ATCAAGAAGGCGTTGAGAGGAGTAAAGGTGGAAGTTACTCATCGTGGCAACATGCGAAGGAAGTACCGGATATCTGGTCTGACAACTCAGGCAACTCGAGAGCTAAC TTTTCCTGTTGACGAAGGGGGCACAGTAAAGTCAGTCGTACAATACTTTCAGGAGACATACGGCTTTGCGATCCAGCACACATACCTGCCTTGCCTCCAAGTTGGCAATCAGCAGCGTCCAAATTACTTGCCTATGGAG GTCTGCAAAATAGTGGAGGGGCAGAGGTACTCCAAGAGGTTAAACCAGAATCAGATAAGAGCTCTCTTGGATGAGACATGTCAGTACCCGCGCGACCGGGAGCGTGATATAACCCAG ATGGTCAAACACAATGCTTATCAAGAGGATCCTTATGCGAAAGAGTTCGGCATTAAGATTAGCGATCGTCTGGCATCGGTAGATGCACGGATTTTACCGGCCCCACGG CTTAAGTACAACGAGACTGGTAGAGAAAAGGATTGTATACCTAGAGTTGGTCAGTggaatatgatgaacaag AAAATGGTAAATGGTGGCAAAGTCAGAAGCTGGATGTGCGTCAATTTTGCCCGCAATGTGCCGGACAAGCTTGCTCGTGATTTCTGCCATCAACTTGCTCAGATGTGCCAAGACTCGGGAATG GACTTCGCTCTGGAGCCTGTTCTCCCACCTATGAGTGCACGTCCGGATCAAGTGGAGCGAGCTCTCAAAGCTCGGTACCATGAGGCAATGAACATTCTTGGACCCCAGCGCCGGGAGCTCGATCTGCTTATTGGAATCCTTCCTGATAACAACGGCTCGCTTTATG GTGATTTGAAGCGCGTGTGCGAAATAGATCTTGGAATAGTTTCACAATGCTGTTGCACAAAGCAGGTGTTCAAATTGAACAAGCAAATTTATGCAAATATTGCACTGAAGATAAATGTCAAG GTGGGGGGCAGGAACACTGTGCTGGTGGATGCATTGTCGAGGCGTATTCCTCTGGTCACCGATAGACCTACAATCATATTTGGTGCTGATGTGACCCATCCACATCCTGGCGAGGACAGCAGTCCCTCAATTGCTGCT GTTGTAGCCTCCCAAGATTGGCCCGAGGTTACGAGGTACGCGGGGTTAGTTTCTGCTCAGGCGCACCGGCAAGAGCTGATAGAGGATTTGTACAAGGTCCGGCAAGATCCACAGAAAGGACCAGTCAGTAGTGGCATGATTAG GGAGCTACTTATATCCTTTAAGAAATCAACTGGTGAGAAGCCTCAGCGGATAATATTTTACAG GGACGGTGTTAGCGAGGGCCAGTTTTACCAAGTTCTGTTGTTTGAACTCAATGCGATCCGAAAA GCCTGTGCTTCCCTGGAGGCAAACTACCAACCACAGGTGACTTTCATCGTGGTTCAGAAACGCCACCACACGAGACTATTTGCGCACAATCACAATGATAAGAACTCGATGGACAGGAGTGGGAACATACTCCCAG GTACTGTGGTGGACACGAAGATCTGTCATCCGACTGAATTTGACTTCTACTTGTGCAGCCATGCTGGCATCAAG GGCACCAGCCGCCCTGCTCATTATCATGTCTTGTGGGACGAGAACAACTTCACGGCTGACGGACTGCAGACGCTTACCAACAACCTCTGCTACAC CTACGCGAGGTGCACTCGTTCGGTGTCGATTG TTCCACCTGCATACTATGCTCATCTGGCCGCCTTCCGTGCCCGTTTCTACATGGAGCCAGAGAGCTCCGACAGTGGCTCTATGGCAAGTGGGCCCGGTGGGCGTGGACCGACGTCCGGCTCGTCGGCGTCACGTGGTACTCGGGCCCCCGGCGGTGCAGCTGTTAAGCCCCTTCCAGCTCTGAAGGACAATGTGAAGAACGTCATGTTCTACTGCTGA